The following are from one region of the Terriglobus aquaticus genome:
- a CDS encoding PEP-CTERM sorting domain-containing protein (PEP-CTERM proteins occur, often in large numbers, in the proteomes of bacteria that also encode an exosortase, a predicted intramembrane cysteine proteinase. The presence of a PEP-CTERM domain at a protein's C-terminus predicts cleavage within the sorting domain, followed by covalent anchoring to some some component of the (usually Gram-negative) cell surface. Many PEP-CTERM proteins exhibit an unusual sequence composition that includes large numbers of potential glycosylation sites. Expression of one such protein has been shown restore the ability of a bacterium to form floc, a type of biofilm.) has protein sequence MRGFVPALFSLLLLPVAAHADTFNISVSTDSTTYSGSISGANQGDGSFLITSVSPGFAGFPGTISVTDPTNSVFGADDLFFPADSRLFDVNGLELSGIFGTANLYLFNGGPGYYIQGFDSAGNYFNQAATVSLSTLGSAPEPSSVLLSFTGLLAIGGVFLSKRFTASASSATLA, from the coding sequence TTGCGCGGATTTGTTCCTGCTCTCTTCTCCCTTCTGTTGCTTCCTGTCGCCGCTCACGCCGACACCTTCAACATCTCCGTCAGTACAGACAGCACCACCTACTCCGGTTCCATCTCGGGCGCCAACCAGGGCGATGGCAGCTTTCTCATCACCTCCGTGTCGCCTGGTTTCGCGGGCTTTCCGGGCACCATCTCCGTCACGGATCCGACGAACTCCGTCTTCGGCGCGGATGATCTCTTCTTTCCCGCTGACTCCCGGCTCTTCGACGTGAACGGACTCGAGCTCTCCGGCATCTTCGGCACGGCGAACCTTTACCTCTTCAACGGCGGTCCGGGCTATTACATCCAGGGCTTCGACTCCGCCGGTAACTACTTCAATCAGGCAGCCACCGTCAGCCTCTCCACGTTAGGATCGGCACCCGAGCCCTCTAGCGTTCTGCTGTCCTTCACCGGCCTGCTTGCGATTGGCGGCGTCTTCCTCAGCAAGCGCTTCACCGCCTCAGCGTCTTCGGCTACTCTCGCGTAG
- a CDS encoding LLM class flavin-dependent oxidoreductase produces the protein MQLGIDSFIAHRPDPVTGEMVSAQQRMANLVDEIVAADQAGLDSFGLGEHHREEFLDSAPAVILAAAASRTSQIRLASAVTVLSAADPVRVFQEFATLDLLSNGRAEIVAGRGSFIESFPLFGFRLEDYDALFAEKLDLLLQLREHNPITWKGKFRPALDTQGVFPRPVQQRLPVWLGVGGTPQSFIRAGVLGLPLMVAIIGGEPHRFRPLIDLYRQAGAQSGHAPEDLKVGVHVLGHIAETNEIAADDFFPGYAREFTNIGKERGWPPVTRAQFDALRRPKGALMVGDAQYVAEKLKTLDQDLGGLARIQLQTSVAGLNHAQAMHSIELYGAQVAPLLRA, from the coding sequence ATGCAACTCGGCATTGATAGCTTCATCGCGCACCGTCCAGACCCGGTCACAGGGGAGATGGTCTCGGCGCAGCAACGGATGGCCAACCTGGTCGATGAGATCGTCGCCGCCGACCAGGCCGGACTCGATTCCTTCGGTCTGGGCGAGCACCATCGGGAAGAGTTCCTGGACTCTGCGCCCGCCGTCATCCTCGCTGCAGCCGCTTCGCGCACCAGCCAGATCCGACTCGCCTCGGCTGTAACGGTGCTTAGCGCGGCCGATCCTGTGCGCGTCTTCCAGGAGTTCGCCACACTGGATCTGCTCTCGAACGGCCGTGCGGAGATCGTCGCTGGGCGCGGCTCCTTCATTGAGTCGTTTCCGCTATTCGGCTTCCGCTTAGAGGACTACGACGCGCTCTTTGCGGAGAAGCTCGACCTGTTGCTGCAGTTGCGCGAACACAACCCGATCACGTGGAAGGGCAAGTTCCGTCCTGCGCTCGACACTCAGGGCGTCTTTCCAAGGCCAGTGCAGCAACGGTTGCCGGTGTGGCTTGGCGTCGGCGGTACACCCCAATCGTTCATTCGCGCCGGCGTTCTGGGGCTGCCGCTGATGGTCGCCATCATCGGCGGCGAGCCTCACCGCTTCCGGCCGCTCATCGACCTCTATCGGCAGGCGGGAGCGCAGTCCGGGCACGCCCCAGAGGACCTGAAGGTTGGCGTGCACGTGCTGGGTCACATTGCAGAAACGAATGAGATCGCGGCAGACGACTTCTTCCCCGGCTATGCACGTGAGTTCACCAACATCGGCAAGGAGCGCGGTTGGCCGCCCGTCACGCGCGCGCAGTTCGATGCCCTGCGCCGTCCCAAGGGAGCCCTGATGGTTGGCGACGCGCAGTACGTAGCGGAAAAGCTGAAGACGCTGGACCAAGACCTGGGCGGCCTTGCGCGCATCCAGCTTCAGACCAGCGTGGCCGGCCTGAACCACGCGCAGGCGATGCACTCCATCGAACTCTATGGCGCGCAAGTCGCTCCACTGCTGCGCGCCTGA
- a CDS encoding SGNH/GDSL hydrolase family protein, whose protein sequence is MRTLLALVASAALSLAVVPAHADPITSVVVFGDSLSDNGNVLAATHGLFPPFPYVGGRFSNGPVAVEQLAGTLNVPLLDFAYGGATSGSANVLNGSYGLSGLPGMAQEIQYSGLSASQLSSALTVVWGGANDFDALSNPTSAQATTAALAAASNILGYVTTLQGEGARNILVPNLPNLGAVPRYLGDGESAEAALYSSTFNTALQSGLPSGATLFDTNAVFNTILADTTTFSNGVTPCLTNLAAYPNCNGYIFFDDLHPTTAADTILAQNFAAAVTPAAATPEPSSLFLLATGVTASVGALRRRRSAL, encoded by the coding sequence GTGCGTACTCTTCTCGCCCTTGTTGCAAGCGCCGCCTTGTCCCTTGCCGTCGTGCCCGCCCACGCCGATCCCATCACCTCGGTCGTGGTGTTCGGCGACAGCCTTTCGGATAACGGCAACGTGCTCGCTGCGACACACGGCCTTTTCCCGCCGTTTCCTTACGTTGGCGGACGTTTCTCGAACGGCCCCGTCGCTGTCGAGCAGTTGGCCGGCACTCTGAACGTGCCGCTGCTGGACTTCGCATACGGCGGAGCGACCTCCGGGTCAGCGAACGTTCTCAACGGATCGTACGGTTTGTCAGGTCTGCCAGGCATGGCACAGGAGATCCAGTACAGCGGCCTGTCCGCCTCCCAATTGTCGAGCGCCCTGACCGTGGTCTGGGGTGGCGCGAACGATTTCGACGCCCTTTCCAATCCAACCAGCGCACAGGCGACGACTGCGGCGCTCGCAGCAGCCAGCAACATCCTCGGCTACGTAACAACGCTCCAAGGCGAAGGCGCCAGAAACATACTGGTGCCGAACCTGCCGAATCTGGGCGCCGTGCCGCGCTACCTGGGGGACGGCGAAAGTGCCGAAGCTGCCCTATACAGCAGCACCTTCAACACCGCACTACAGTCTGGTCTGCCTTCCGGGGCGACCCTCTTCGATACCAACGCTGTCTTCAACACGATCCTGGCGGACACAACGACGTTCAGCAACGGCGTCACCCCGTGCCTGACGAACCTGGCAGCCTATCCCAACTGCAACGGCTACATCTTCTTTGACGACCTGCACCCAACCACCGCGGCCGACACGATCCTTGCGCAGAACTTCGCCGCGGCTGTAACGCCAGCGGCGGCAACGCCTGAGCCGTCTTCGCTATTTCTGTTAGCCACCGGAGTAACGGCTTCTGTCGGCGCATTGCGGCGCCGCAGATCTGCATTGTGA
- a CDS encoding DUF305 domain-containing protein has translation MAHAQQTAPAQSSGPVIVQPGAPGTPSKTLPAGSHAPQPQRAAADVDFMQGMVMHHGQAVEMTALIPTHTTNPDVTAIGSRISRSQTDEMPFMKRWLHARGEKTEMSMPDAMPGMPEMTASGEPMPTMPGMLTSAQMQALRNAHGAEFDRLFLSGMIQHHNGALTMVHTLFNTAGAGQDADLFNFATDADNTQRAEIRIMQGMLRKEFGSAAVPVATPQ, from the coding sequence TTGGCGCATGCACAGCAAACCGCTCCGGCGCAGAGCTCAGGGCCGGTGATCGTGCAGCCCGGTGCGCCCGGCACTCCCAGCAAAACGCTGCCCGCCGGATCGCACGCACCCCAGCCCCAACGCGCCGCGGCCGATGTTGACTTCATGCAGGGCATGGTCATGCACCACGGCCAGGCCGTGGAGATGACCGCTCTGATTCCCACGCACACCACCAATCCTGACGTGACGGCGATCGGATCCCGCATCAGCCGGTCGCAGACCGACGAGATGCCGTTCATGAAGCGCTGGCTGCACGCGCGCGGAGAGAAGACCGAAATGTCGATGCCGGACGCGATGCCTGGCATGCCGGAGATGACCGCAAGCGGCGAGCCGATGCCCACCATGCCAGGCATGCTGACATCCGCGCAGATGCAGGCGCTACGCAACGCTCACGGAGCGGAGTTCGACCGGTTGTTCCTCTCCGGCATGATCCAGCATCACAACGGCGCTCTGACCATGGTGCATACCCTGTTCAATACGGCGGGCGCAGGCCAGGATGCCGATCTCTTCAACTTCGCCACCGACGCGGATAACACGCAGCGCGCGGAAATTCGCATCATGCAAGGCATGCTGCGCAAGGAGTTCGGGAGCGCGGCCGTGCCGGTGGCCACGCCGCAATAA
- the guaB gene encoding IMP dehydrogenase, which yields MLVVPVPEALTFDDVLLVPAFSDVVPTQVSTATRLTRRITLNTPLLSAAMDTVTESRLAIAMAQAGGMGVVHRNLTIQQQASEIDKVKRSESGMIVDPVTIEPDQPIAAALEVMRRYKISGVPVTNKGKLVGILTNRDLRFVNRTDIPISDVMTKENLITVPVGTTLEDAEHILHQHRVEKLLVVNDAFELKGLITVKDIQKKLKYPNACKDEQGRLRVAGAIGATGDYLERAAALVEARADALAIDSAHGHSSRVLDAVAQVKKRFPQVDLLAGNIATYDGCKALIDAGADAVKVGIGPGSICTTRMVTGAGMPQITAIAEAARAAEEAGISVIADGGIKYSGDITKAIAAGAAVIMIGSLFAGVDESPGETILYQGRTFKAYRGMGSLSAMSQGSGERYFQGKDDLSPLAEQKPSLTAPEPSNNNRLAKFVPEGIEGRVPYRGPLGDMIYQLVGGLRSGMGYLGCSTIPELQQNARFVRISGAGLRESHVHDVVITREAPNYHAE from the coding sequence ATGCTCGTAGTACCCGTACCAGAAGCCCTCACCTTCGACGACGTCCTGCTCGTCCCCGCCTTCTCCGACGTCGTTCCCACTCAGGTCTCCACCGCCACGCGACTCACGCGCCGCATCACCCTCAACACGCCGCTGCTCTCCGCGGCCATGGACACCGTCACCGAGTCCCGCCTCGCCATCGCCATGGCCCAGGCCGGCGGCATGGGCGTCGTCCACCGCAACCTCACCATCCAGCAGCAGGCGTCGGAGATCGATAAGGTTAAGCGTTCCGAGTCCGGCATGATCGTCGACCCGGTCACCATCGAACCCGACCAGCCCATCGCCGCAGCGCTCGAAGTAATGCGCCGCTATAAAATCTCCGGCGTTCCCGTCACCAACAAGGGCAAGCTCGTCGGCATCCTCACCAACCGCGATCTCCGGTTCGTCAACCGCACCGACATCCCCATCTCCGACGTGATGACCAAGGAAAACCTCATCACCGTCCCGGTCGGCACCACCCTTGAAGACGCCGAGCACATCCTGCACCAGCATCGCGTCGAAAAGCTCCTGGTTGTCAACGATGCCTTCGAACTCAAGGGCCTCATCACCGTCAAGGACATCCAGAAAAAGCTGAAGTACCCCAACGCCTGCAAGGACGAGCAGGGCCGCCTCCGCGTCGCCGGCGCTATCGGCGCGACCGGCGACTACCTGGAACGCGCCGCCGCCCTGGTCGAGGCCCGTGCCGACGCCCTCGCCATCGACTCCGCCCACGGCCACTCCTCGCGCGTGCTCGATGCCGTCGCCCAGGTCAAGAAGCGCTTTCCACAAGTCGATCTGCTCGCCGGCAACATCGCCACCTACGACGGCTGCAAAGCGCTCATCGATGCCGGCGCAGACGCCGTCAAGGTCGGCATCGGCCCCGGCTCCATCTGCACCACCCGCATGGTCACCGGCGCCGGCATGCCGCAGATCACCGCTATCGCCGAGGCCGCCCGCGCCGCTGAGGAAGCCGGCATCTCCGTCATCGCCGACGGCGGTATCAAGTACTCCGGCGACATCACCAAGGCCATCGCCGCCGGCGCTGCTGTGATCATGATCGGTTCGCTCTTCGCCGGTGTGGACGAGTCGCCGGGCGAAACCATCCTCTACCAGGGCCGGACGTTCAAGGCCTACCGCGGCATGGGCTCACTCTCCGCCATGTCCCAGGGCTCAGGCGAGCGCTACTTCCAGGGCAAGGACGACCTCTCGCCACTGGCAGAGCAGAAACCCTCGCTCACCGCGCCCGAGCCCAGCAACAACAACCGCCTCGCCAAGTTCGTTCCCGAAGGCATTGAGGGCCGCGTACCCTACCGTGGACCGCTCGGCGACATGATCTACCAGCTCGTCGGCGGCCTTCGCAGCGGCATGGGCTATCTCGGCTGCTCCACCATCCCCGAACTGCAGCAGAACGCCCGCTTCGTCCGCATCTCCGGTGCCGGCCTCCGCGAATCGCACGTTCACGACGTCGTCATCACCCGCGAAGCTCCCAACTACCACGCCGAGTAG
- a CDS encoding SDR family NAD(P)-dependent oxidoreductase, protein MTHQKRALVTGGAGLIGSHIVDLLLSEGWTVRILDNLEPNTHKFGKPAWVNPKAEFVQGNVQDYETMKAALTDIDVVWHEAAYGGYMPEMAKYVLVNSFGTAQMLEIIRDHNLPIKKVIVASSQAVYSEGAALCPKHIKVVPHIRPVEQLRAGDFTVHCPICNQVTQSIPTPEDTPGGGETVYALTKVDQEKLVLLWGKQTGIPTVALRYSCTYGPRQSLFNPYTGVIAIFCTRLLNGLQPVMYEDGGQTRDMCFVEDIARANLLVAETDKLDGLPVNVGSGKATSVRRLAEVIAEQLGVDIHPLARGEFRPGEIRYLTSDISRIQSAGYAPQVSIEEGIGRYLGWIKTQGEVKDYFSDIEAGLRAKGIVQSVKG, encoded by the coding sequence ATGACCCACCAGAAGCGTGCACTTGTGACCGGCGGCGCCGGTTTGATCGGCTCCCACATTGTTGACCTGCTGCTGTCGGAAGGCTGGACCGTTCGCATTCTGGACAACCTGGAACCGAATACGCACAAGTTCGGCAAGCCGGCTTGGGTCAACCCGAAAGCTGAGTTCGTGCAGGGCAATGTGCAGGACTACGAGACGATGAAGGCCGCACTGACCGACATCGATGTGGTCTGGCACGAAGCCGCGTACGGCGGTTACATGCCCGAGATGGCGAAGTACGTTCTGGTGAACAGCTTCGGCACGGCGCAGATGCTGGAGATCATCCGCGACCACAATTTGCCCATCAAGAAAGTCATCGTGGCGAGTTCGCAGGCCGTGTACTCCGAAGGTGCGGCGCTTTGCCCGAAGCACATCAAGGTGGTGCCGCATATCCGCCCGGTGGAGCAGTTGCGGGCGGGCGACTTCACGGTGCACTGCCCGATCTGCAACCAGGTGACGCAGTCGATCCCGACGCCGGAGGACACGCCCGGCGGTGGCGAAACCGTGTACGCCCTGACCAAGGTGGATCAGGAAAAGCTCGTGTTGCTGTGGGGCAAGCAGACGGGTATTCCGACTGTCGCGCTGCGGTACTCGTGCACGTATGGGCCGCGGCAGTCGCTGTTCAATCCGTACACCGGCGTGATTGCTATCTTCTGCACGCGGCTGCTGAACGGGCTGCAGCCGGTGATGTATGAGGACGGCGGACAGACGCGGGACATGTGCTTTGTGGAGGACATTGCGCGCGCCAACCTGCTGGTTGCGGAGACGGACAAGCTGGACGGTTTGCCGGTGAATGTGGGCAGCGGAAAGGCGACGAGTGTTCGGCGGCTTGCGGAAGTGATCGCGGAGCAGCTTGGCGTCGACATCCATCCGCTGGCGCGTGGTGAGTTCCGGCCAGGCGAAATTCGCTATCTCACTTCGGATATTTCGCGGATCCAGAGCGCTGGATACGCTCCGCAGGTCTCCATCGAGGAAGGCATCGGGCGTTATCTGGGGTGGATCAAGACGCAGGGCGAAGTGAAGGATTACTTCTCAGACATCGAGGCTGGTTTGCGGGCTAAGGGGATTGTGCAGAGCGTGAAGGGGTAG
- a CDS encoding N-acetylmuramidase family protein produces the protein MPEQRLIEAVGPGMPNRANDVRLVQRLLDRNAALTGSHVNPTGTWDSATAAAVVNFQRRVLRSSFPTGIVKPEDETFWRLSETSPRRMLAGALGGIVLAPFVGEDRPSEDDYQQAAKRLNCEVRAIKAVTAIESPKGPYDKMGRPTILFERHYFSRLTLRRYDGRYPAISNPVAGGYSFPEPDQYVRLQHAYALNADAALKSASWGAFQIMGANFAAAGYGTVGQFVRAMCQSVGQQLDAFVSFIHSNPTLLHAIQQKNWAAFANSYNGPSYRKNLYDTKLAAAYSHATD, from the coding sequence ATGCCTGAGCAGAGACTGATTGAGGCAGTGGGGCCGGGGATGCCGAACCGCGCGAACGACGTTCGCCTGGTGCAGCGGCTGCTGGACCGGAACGCTGCGCTGACGGGCAGCCACGTGAACCCGACCGGGACCTGGGATTCCGCGACTGCAGCGGCGGTGGTGAACTTTCAGCGGCGCGTATTGCGAAGCTCGTTTCCGACGGGCATTGTGAAGCCGGAGGACGAGACGTTCTGGCGGCTTTCGGAGACGAGCCCGAGGCGGATGCTTGCAGGAGCGCTGGGCGGCATCGTGCTGGCGCCGTTTGTGGGAGAGGATCGGCCGAGCGAGGACGACTACCAGCAGGCGGCCAAGCGACTGAACTGCGAGGTGCGCGCGATCAAGGCAGTGACCGCAATCGAGTCACCGAAAGGACCGTATGACAAGATGGGGCGGCCGACCATCCTGTTTGAGCGGCACTACTTCAGCCGGTTGACGCTGCGGCGGTATGACGGGCGGTATCCCGCGATCTCGAATCCGGTGGCGGGCGGGTATTCCTTTCCGGAGCCGGACCAGTACGTGCGGCTGCAGCATGCGTATGCGCTGAATGCGGATGCGGCGCTGAAGTCGGCGTCGTGGGGAGCGTTCCAGATTATGGGTGCGAACTTTGCGGCGGCGGGGTACGGCACGGTGGGGCAGTTTGTGCGGGCGATGTGCCAGTCCGTGGGGCAGCAACTGGATGCGTTCGTGTCATTCATTCACTCGAACCCGACGCTGCTGCACGCGATTCAACAGAAGAACTGGGCGGCGTTTGCGAACAGCTATAACGGGCCCTCGTACCGGAAGAACTTGTATGACACGAAGCTGGCGGCGGCGTATAGCCATGCGACGGACTAG
- a CDS encoding esterase-like activity of phytase family protein — MTGSTKFAQRALAMVAFVCAAGAQAQVKLLATGTLSGTSAGYDADLSGLTGTLENGVPANQLGGLGSGITYVSTDRFLAVPDRGPNAVTYNALVDNTDSYINRFHTIKMNLQANTSGSGLPFTIAPTVEKTTLLSSPSALVYGSGAGLGVGPGAPAQNYVSQYFFTGRSDNFDPTQSSGNTADARLDPEGIRLSNDGLSVFISDEYGPYIYQFNRAKGTRTRTFTLPAKYFVSKLAPVGDTEISGNTSGRTANKGVEGLALTPDGKTLVAMVQAPLIQDQNAGATNLLRFVTIDVASGNVTHEYAYNLTKGSGVSEIIALNNDEILVDERDGKGLGDGSSAKYKQVYKVRFTGATDVSNMAGPQATQNAVSKTLFLDIVNVLTATNLFTATTIPAKIEGLAFGPDVQVNGVATHTLWVANDNDFLQDYNGATNSNPNRFFVFGFTDSDLGGSVYVPQTRTGNLN; from the coding sequence GTGACAGGTTCCACGAAGTTTGCCCAGCGGGCATTGGCGATGGTGGCGTTTGTGTGCGCAGCGGGCGCGCAGGCACAGGTGAAGTTGTTGGCGACAGGTACGTTGAGCGGGACAAGCGCCGGCTATGATGCGGACCTGTCTGGATTGACGGGAACGCTGGAGAATGGCGTGCCGGCGAACCAGTTGGGTGGCCTGGGATCGGGCATCACGTATGTGTCGACGGATCGCTTCCTGGCGGTGCCGGACCGCGGGCCGAACGCGGTGACGTACAACGCGCTGGTGGACAACACGGACAGCTACATCAACCGGTTCCACACGATCAAGATGAACCTGCAGGCGAACACGAGCGGAAGCGGCCTGCCGTTTACGATCGCGCCGACGGTTGAGAAGACGACACTGCTGTCGAGCCCGTCGGCTCTGGTGTATGGCAGCGGTGCGGGGCTGGGCGTTGGGCCGGGTGCGCCTGCGCAGAACTATGTGAGCCAGTACTTTTTCACCGGGCGGTCAGACAATTTCGACCCGACGCAGAGCTCGGGCAATACGGCCGACGCGCGGCTGGATCCGGAAGGCATTCGGCTGTCCAACGATGGTTTGAGCGTGTTTATTTCGGACGAGTACGGCCCGTATATCTACCAGTTCAACCGCGCAAAGGGTACGCGCACGCGGACGTTCACGCTGCCGGCGAAGTACTTTGTCAGCAAGCTGGCACCGGTGGGCGACACCGAGATTAGCGGCAACACGAGCGGACGCACGGCGAACAAGGGTGTGGAAGGGCTGGCGCTGACTCCGGATGGCAAGACGCTGGTGGCGATGGTGCAGGCGCCGCTGATCCAGGATCAGAATGCGGGCGCGACCAACCTGCTGCGCTTTGTGACGATTGACGTGGCGAGCGGCAACGTGACGCACGAGTACGCCTACAACCTGACGAAGGGCTCGGGCGTGAGCGAGATCATTGCGCTGAACAACGACGAGATCCTGGTGGATGAGCGCGACGGCAAGGGCCTGGGCGATGGCTCTTCGGCGAAGTACAAGCAGGTGTACAAGGTGCGGTTTACGGGCGCGACGGATGTGAGCAACATGGCAGGTCCGCAGGCGACGCAGAACGCGGTGTCGAAGACGCTGTTCCTGGACATCGTGAACGTCCTGACTGCGACGAACCTGTTCACGGCAACGACGATCCCAGCGAAGATCGAGGGCTTAGCGTTTGGGCCGGATGTGCAGGTGAACGGTGTGGCGACGCACACGCTGTGGGTGGCGAACGATAATGACTTCCTGCAGGACTACAACGGTGCGACGAACTCGAATCCGAACCGGTTCTTTGTGTTCGGGTTTACGGACAGCGACCTGGGTGGGTCGGTGTACGTGCCGCAGACCCGGACGGGCAACTTGAACTAA
- a CDS encoding SPL family radical SAM protein — translation MANTTDTLFPILQPRLTALGRAAADAEQIDVGHDVRFRALQSRSILNKSVSKRLHWMAWSINPYRGCEFGCRYCYARYTHEFLEGSPQPDQAADPGLRAPEAFEREIFVKQNAAWLLEQDLRRLARQNRLHEEIALGTATDPWQPIERRSGVTRSLLEVMARKQGLRLGIVTKSTLIERDIDLLQQIDQHSTLVIHITITTPEADLARKLEPRAPRPDLRLRTVQRLREAGIRTGILNSPLLPGITDGPTEIDRMAKLAKEVDASFFAAMPLFLKSCSRPTYFQFIRDHFPHLQAEHLERFRSMDFADRPYRERLNALVQASCRRYGLCERLTDALLTRYAGDPQSATSEPRGTSVQGRTFTTQNRTAGVKKPSASDHVGLQGSLFALN, via the coding sequence ATGGCGAATACCACCGACACCCTGTTTCCCATCCTCCAGCCTCGCCTCACCGCCCTTGGTCGCGCCGCAGCCGATGCTGAACAGATCGACGTCGGCCACGACGTTCGCTTCCGCGCCCTCCAGAGCCGCTCGATCCTCAACAAATCCGTCAGCAAACGCCTGCACTGGATGGCGTGGTCTATCAACCCCTACCGCGGCTGCGAGTTCGGCTGCCGCTACTGTTACGCCCGCTACACCCACGAGTTCCTGGAAGGCTCACCGCAGCCGGACCAAGCCGCCGACCCCGGCCTTCGCGCTCCCGAGGCCTTTGAACGCGAGATCTTCGTCAAGCAAAATGCCGCCTGGCTCCTCGAACAGGACCTGCGCCGCCTCGCCAGGCAGAACCGACTGCACGAGGAGATCGCACTCGGCACCGCCACTGATCCCTGGCAGCCCATCGAGCGCCGATCCGGCGTCACCCGCAGCCTGCTGGAAGTCATGGCTCGCAAGCAGGGCCTGCGCCTCGGGATCGTGACCAAGTCCACGCTCATCGAACGCGACATCGATCTGCTGCAGCAGATCGACCAGCACAGCACGCTCGTCATCCACATCACTATCACCACGCCCGAGGCCGACCTCGCCCGCAAGCTCGAACCGCGCGCTCCACGTCCCGACCTTCGCCTCCGCACCGTCCAGCGGCTTCGCGAGGCAGGCATCCGCACCGGCATTCTGAACTCACCGCTGCTGCCCGGCATCACCGACGGCCCAACCGAGATCGATCGCATGGCCAAGCTCGCGAAGGAGGTCGACGCCAGCTTCTTCGCTGCGATGCCGCTCTTCCTCAAGAGCTGCTCCCGCCCGACGTACTTCCAGTTCATCCGCGACCACTTTCCGCACCTGCAGGCCGAGCACCTGGAACGCTTCCGCAGCATGGACTTCGCGGACCGCCCCTACCGCGAGCGCCTCAACGCCCTCGTCCAGGCAAGCTGCCGCCGCTACGGCCTCTGCGAACGCCTCACCGACGCCCTGCTCACCCGATACGCCGGCGACCCACAATCCGCGACCAGCGAACCCCGCGGCACCTCAGTCCAGGGCCGCACCTTCACCACGCAAAACCGCACCGCAGGGGTAAAGAAGCCCTCAGCCTCCGACCACGTCGGCCTGCAAGGCTCCCTCTTCGCCCTGAACTAA